A window of Solanum stenotomum isolate F172 chromosome 3, ASM1918654v1, whole genome shotgun sequence contains these coding sequences:
- the LOC125860179 gene encoding thioredoxin-like 2-1, chloroplastic — protein sequence MQGHSVFSLKVSSFSPFPSNPTYSSLPFKAAKLNSWGKRVVDSRVVNPFDYAPNKPLLYFKVHATAAETDQPKWWEKNASNMVDIHSTQEFLDALSQAGDKLVIVEFYGTWCASCRALFPKVCMIAEKHPEILFIKVNFDENKSLCKSLNVKVLPYFHFYRGADGLLDSFSCSLAKLQKLKDAIENYNPAHAKES from the exons ATGCAGGGCCACTCTGTGTTTTCACTTAAAGTTTCTTCCTTTTCCCCCTTTCCTTCAAACCCCACATACTCTTCATTGCCCTTTAAAGCTGCTAAATTGAACTCATGGGGGAAAAGGGTTGTTGATTCTCGTGTTGTCAATCCTTTTGATTATGCCCCAAATAAGCCTTTGCTTTATTTCAAG GTACATGCAACTGCTGCTGAAACTGATCAACCAAAATGGTGGGAAAAGAATGCCTCAAATATGGTTGACATTCATTCAACTCAAGAATTTTTAGATGCTTTAAGTCAAGCTGGAGATAAATTAGTGATTGTTGAATTCTATGGCACATGGTGTGCCTCTTGTCGTGCATTGTTCCCCAAG GTCTGCATGATTGCGGAAAAACATCCAGAGATTCTTTTCATTAAGGTGAACTTTGATGAGAACAAGTCTTTGTGCAAAAGCTTAAATGTAAAAGTCCTTCCCTATTTCCACTTCTATAGAGGAGCTGACGGTCTGCTGGATTCCTTTTCTTGCTCTCTCGCAAAG CTTCAGAAACTAAAGGATGCCATTGAAAATTATAACCCAGCTCATGCAAAGGAAAGCTGA